TATTCGAAGAAGAGACTCCGATGCATGAATTGATTGGTGACGacgatgaagaggatgatgaagatgatgatgatgatgatgaggttgCATACTCTGTGAGCAGTCATAGTTCTAAAGCTGACAATGAAGATGACGCTGCAGGAGGTTCTGGTGTTAGGATTACAGAAGCTGCTACTGAAAAGGTcgttgatgatttgatgaacgACACAGtgaatgaagaaagtggtgaagctTCGGGAAAGGGGGAGTCAGGTAAAACGCAGATAGTTGAGCATTCTGAACCATTGTTCTTGCGTTTAGATGTGTATAGGGAGATGCTAAAAGATGTAAATCCTGAGATTCCCTTCGACTTTGAAAAGGATTTGGAATCGTTTGATATAAATAAACAGCAAGATTACAAGTATGATTATGTTGAAGAGGCTGATCAATATGATCGAGTTGAAGTAGAGGAGTGTTCTGATAGTGAAGATGTCGCTGAAGATACGTCAAAGTTTCCAATGTTGATGGAATTCTTCGCAGCAGAAAATAGGGAAGAGTTGCGACAGAAAGTCACTGAAGCTGTCAATGAAAATGTCTTTGAAAATCTGAAGAAAGATGCTGAGAAAGAAAGTCAATCTAATGTTGAAAAAGAAGATCGTTCGAAGTGGTTCAAAGACAGTCATGAGAGAAAGTTCAAGAGGCCTTTGAAGTATTTCCAACGTGATAGAACTGTTTCTCTTGGCGATATTGTAAGTTGGGGATTTCTGCCACAAGTGAACGCGTACGCTATTCGTAGGGAGTACGGCGTCCAATACTTTAAACGTCtatatgacatcatgtcattaCCGTGGTGGGATGTCGATGAATTATCTAAAGTGAGAAGCTTGGATTACCCTGTGAGGAAGAATGACAAAGCAATGTGGGGTTACATTAAGTACGAGACACTAAAAGGTTTTCAGAAGTGGAAACCTCATCATCCTGAGCGTGTTCAAAGGAGAGATCCAGAGACAGGAGTTGTTGAGACAATACTGaatgtaaagcctccaagaacAATGAAGACAATTCCTATGCCTGAAATGGAGCAGGAATTCTACAAAGGCTTTATAGATTGGGTATACAGCTGCATAACAACTGAAGCGATAATATCTTACAGAGCTGGTGGAGAAATAAGAGATATTCACGTTTATGATCCTATGTGGTTGGTTAATTGCTCGGCAAAAGACATTGAATGCTTATTCATCAACAAAATTCGTTATTCGCCAGCAGACAAAGAGCAAGCTCTCCAATTTCAACGTGTAGTTTCACTGTGCTTTCAGAAAAGCATAAACTCTGAAAGCAAGTGGAAATCTTCATGGTGGTCGTTAGACGAGAAGATGAAGAGAAAGGCGAAGCGTGAGCGTGAACGTGAGAATCAAAGGATGGAAGAAAGGAGAGGTATGTTCATGAAacaacaacttgaagaagaaaaagcaAAGAAGAAGTTGAATGAAAGAATCAGAGTCGAGCTGGGCAAGAAGTCAAAATCGCGTGAAGAGAAATACAAAGCTATCTGAAGACCTACATCctagacaaagactgcggcttcatccaagggggagtttgttggtacacaatgtctaaagcctgcgtctttgttgTACTAGTTTCATGTATAGGGTCTGGATAGGTTGATTTTGTATAGTACAGGGGGTTAAACTGTAATTTTATGGTTTGAATGTaagaggtccgcttttgtgtcccatgtccacaaaagcgaacccacTTGATAGGGAGATCCGCTTTTGtggcatgtcacataagcggaccaggAAATCTATATATACCCCTGTGATGTATTTCATTTGTAACCTTGTATGTGATCTCAAGTCGAAGTGCTGTCCGTACGACAAGTGAAATACAAGTGAAAAAGTGTGTTTAAAGTATAAtccttctgtttctactccattcttttaCTGTTTGCTTTGTATCATGTCTTAAATGTATTTCCGCGACATTTCCGGCacgcactagctctgattgactcgttctagaggtcaaaactgatcctacacaAGCCAATGAAATaatgtatttcatacttgggttctgtataaaaatgtgtatcttttacacatatcaactcttgttcgattttaagctctaaatcgctttctagaaggttatacacgcgctgatgcgtaaatataaccagtttaatgcaacaaacactccggaatagtgaaataggcttaacataccttaaataatctttacataacttagaaataagttttgaaggctttggtatggcaaaatcaagttaattcgcttaaagggactaaatttgacaaactgcgaaagtatgccaatttgaactgtaacagacattccggaacatgaccataagttaaacacaccttaaaaatcctttacatagcttagaaataggctttgaggtgttctgttggtgcagtcatctgtcgtcttcgtcttaatatcgagtctcgggttcgttgcggttttggatcaaacatgatgtcatcatctttgatgatgacatcatatgatgtcatcatctttgatgatgacatcatcattacATGACCACAAGAGACAAAATGACAAGAATCATTGAATTTAAATGTATAAGTGGCCGTTTGAAATATCAAAGGATATATTGTCATTTGGAGGTCCAATCATATGATGAATAAATGCTTGGAGGTCCAATGAGAAGCTTCCATGTGATGGTCCAATGAGAAGGTTTACTTGAAAGACAAAAGAATTGtagaggttcgcttttatggcTATCATGAAGGTTCGCTCTTACGGCAACATGGGTTCGCTTTTATGAAATTgtgaggtccgcttttatggttgTTGTCACTATAAGCGGACCAGATATAGTATAAATAGGATTGtcattcatttcatttgtaacggattccagatttgataccgaggtattgccggtgttccttgtaactgtaaacgctgtaaaatcaatatacaagaggtttaaagtgtgattcaagctgtgtacacgtccgtttctttgtttccgcctctgaaacggatttgagctcttccgaacgactcgtttaggtggcgacacgatcctacaattggtatcagagccaaggaggaagAGATCTTGCAAAAACAGCTcgttttcatcactttttctgtttctacacctttctttttcgaaaaaacAGAACTTTTTACGGTCAGAATCGCTTTAAATTCACACAGTGTGTGCGTAATCATGTATTAACTAATCCTGGAAATTTTCACCTTTTAAATCGATTTATTTCTGGTTCAAATTAGTGGTTCGCTTGCATTTGGTTCGTTCGTTGCTGACGTCACATTTGGTTCGCTTTTAGAACATGAGGTCaagtctggttcgctccaaggtCAAGTCTGGTTCGCTGATAGTGACAAAACTGGTTCGCTGATAAGGCAGTTTCTGGTTCGCTGATTAGGTCACGTTAGGTCCGCTTATAAGACATTattctggttcgcttttatgacCATCAAAGTCTGTTTCTGTCACCGAACAGGATAATCAAGTAATTTGTTGTGAGAAATTGTAAAAGAAAATCACGAGTTAGTGTGTCGGTTGATAACATGTGTGAAAACAGTCAAGTTTGCATGTGAAACGTCGGCCACATTTAATCACAGTCAATTATCATTGCCGCCCAATAGTTGGCCCAATAAATGAGTGATGTTGGTTTCAAGGTGTCAGTCCACTAAATCAAAAAGGTCCAATTATAGTTAAGATCAATCGGCAATATCAAAAGTTTTAAATCAGTGTGTTTGTCGGCTGCATGTTCTCTGATTTAATGAACTTGGTCATGTGATATCATTGCAAATAATGTTCATGAGAATTGTTGGCCCTATCAGATGTTGTTGCAATTATCGGCCCTTTATTTGGCCCAATCACATTtaatacacaattaagttttgtCGCCCTACTAAGAATAGCAGCCCAATGGTTACAttttaaaaaattattattaCATTTCATTTGTCTTTATAGTTGCCGCCCAATATGCAAATTGTCAGATTCAACTTAGTGTTGGTCCAATGGGAGTTAAGTAATAATCATGATTGTCGATTACCTTTGTAaaccatattttttttttgaacagccgACAAAAATTTTTTTCATTGTAGCAAGGAGCTACCACCAAAATTACAGTCAAGTTACATATTCGCCAATACATGAACCAACACTCCAAACTATcaaattaaaattacaaaataagaCTTTTAGCCAAAACAACTAAATCGGCACCAATCTTCCCAAGATAAATGCAACTCCTTTGAGCGATTTTTAACCCATAGAAATGACATTGCCTTGATTTCCTCCAAAATTTTAACGGGATTTGGGGCGGCTTGTCTAAAGATAACCTCATTCCTCATTCTCCAAATTCCCCAAAAAGTAACTAAAACAATCGCGTATAAGGCTTTTCCTTTTTTCTTTGATGCCGAGCTGAACTTATGCAATTCCAATAAATCTTTGACGTCGAAGGCAATTATCGGAGGTAATTTACACCAAATTGCCACATTCTGCCAGATAGTTTGCGCGAAATGGCACGAGACGAATAAATGCTCACAGTATTCATCATACTCATTGCACAGCAAACATCTTCGGTCTTGTATAGGGATATTACGTGCCGCCAATGCACATTTGGTTGGTAGTTTTTCCATCTCAGACCTCCAAGCCACAATGGCCACTTTTTTTGGAACCCAATTATTCCACTCGAACACTCTGCTAGGTCGCTCCCTATATACCGTGCTAAGAATATTTTTTATACCGGAAACGGAGAAATACCCGGATGCATCATATTTCCACTGCCATACGTCCCGGCCGGCCCGAAAACTAAAGTCATGCAGAAGTTGCATCAACTGTTGATACTGAGACATTTCTTCCGCTGTAAATTCCAACCGTGACCAGTCCCAACAGAACTGTAGACTATTATCGAAACTTCCTGTAACTATCCGTTCGGCCACCACACATTCTTTGTTTTTTTCCAACTTAAAAAGGTCCGGAAACCGAACGTAAAGCGGATCCAGTTCCAGCCAACAATCCAACCAAAATGATATCAGATGACCACTCGAGACTGAGGCTGTAACAGCCCTATTCAGATCAATATCGGCATGAATAAGTACCTGCCTAATGCTAATAATGCTTTTCCATGGACCTGGCATCGAGATTTTAATAGGTATATCCTTCCACGCTCTTGGATTATGATGAATTGCCCAAATTACTTTCCTCCATAAGCCTTGTTTTTCTGTTttgaacctccaccaccattttgcTAACATAGCTAAGTTAGCATCCCTAAGAGATCCAAACCCAAGTCCCCCAAATTCAACAGGAGCTATTGTTTTATCCCATGCAACCCAGTTCATTCTTGCTTTTTCTTCCGAGCCCCCCCAAAAAAATACTCTACGGATCTTATCGAGGGATTCCAACACCTGAATTGGAGCTTTAAATAATGAGAAATAATAAGTGGGAAGAGAGTTTAGTACCGATTTTATGAGGGTTATCCTGCCACCATACGATAACGACTTTGCTTTCCATAATGATAGCCGGCTTCTAAAAATGTCCACTACCGTCTTCCAATTCCGTACCAGATTCATGTTTGCCCCGACAAGTATACCCAGATGCTTAAAAGGAAAGGACCCTTGTTTACACCCGAGAACATTCGCCATACTATTAACTTCTTGGTCGCTTACACCAATACCATAAACGCTGCATTTAGTAAGATTTACCTTTAAGCCCGAGACCATATAAAAACATCTAAGTATCCGGCGAATATTATTAGAATTCGCAATGGACCATTCTCCAACAAACATAACATCATCTGCATAGGCAAAGTGAGAAAGAGGAGTTCCTTCATTAGCGAGTCTAATGCCATGGAATAATCCGGTTGCTACAGCCTGTTTCATGAATCCAGTTAATGCTTCCATAGCCAAAACGAAAAGAAACGGAGATAGTGGATCTCCCTGCCGAAGCCCACGAGTACAATCAAACTCCCTAGTAGGAGACCCATTAACTAGAACCGACTGCCTTGCTGAATATAGAGTGGCCATAACCCATGTCCTCCACCGGGTTGGAAAGTTCATTTGTGCCAATATAGAATTAAGGAATTGCCAATTAACCGAATCGTAAGCTTTATGAATATCAATCTTAAAGAACATGCCTTTCTTCTTCGACTTTTTCATCCAGCTCATGATCTCATTAAGAATAAGAGGACCGTCCATAATGTTTCTTCCTGCCAAGAAAGCCGACTGTTGTTCAGAAACCAACTTTCCCATCACCCCTTTTAGACGATTGACTAGCACTTTGGAGATCACTTTATTAACGACCCCAATTAAGCTAATGGGCCTAAAGTCAGTCGGACACACCGGGTCCTTGACCTTAGGAATTAGTGCGATGAAGGAGGATGTGCAACTCTTACTTAGCGAACCATCCGAATAGAATTTATCAAAAAGCTTCAAAACATCATCTTGCAACCCCGGCCAACACCTCTTTATAAAGTTGAAATTAAAGCCATCCGGCCCCGGAGCTTTATCCCCATCGCATTCCCAAACCGCCGCCTTGATTTCATTAACTGAAAATGGTACTTCCAGCATATCAGCCTCTGCCTCGGATAAGGTGGCCAAATTTGGACAAACGAATTGCGGTCTAGCTTCCATAGGCTCCGAAAACTGCTGACGAAAAAAATCGTATAGTGACTCCTTTACCGCCATTGGGTTCGTGACCCATTCCCCATCGACTCTCAACCCATTCAGCCTATTAGTGCTAATATTGGAGTTTACGATGTGATGGAAATAAGAAGAGTTTTCATCCCCTTCGAGAGCCCATTTAGACCTAGATTTCTAACGAAGATCTAGATGCTTTAATCTGTCAAAATCTGCAATAAAATTCCTGCACCCTGCTCTTTCCGATAACTCATCATCAGATAACTGTCTCACTTCTGCTATTTTTTCAATATCAGTCATCCGTCGTTTTTTTATGTTGTACTCACTTTCTTTCCTCTGTTTCTCCGCTTTCAACCAGGCCTTAATGTTGTCCTTCAACCATCTAAGTTTAATGGCAATAGCAAGATCAGCTGGGCCATCAAATTGGAACGAACCGCATTTCTGTAAAACATAGCTCAGGAAACCAGGATATTCAAACCAAGAATTGAAGAATCTGAATGGGATATGCCCATAATCCGATTGACTCGTCGAGAGAACAATAGGCCTGTGATCAGACACATCTCTGTCCAAGGCCAGAACACTTGCATTAGGCCACCTTTCCATGAAACCCAAACAAACCAAGAACCGATCCAGCTTACTTAATTTTTTTCCATTATCCGACATGTACGTGAAGTTACCTCCCCCCATATTATATTCTATCAACCCAGCTGACAGTATAAATTGGTTAAAAGCCTCCGCATTAGCTTCAATAAACTCGGAGTTCATACGTTCCTCACTATTCCGTACATCATTGAAATCACCCATTAATAACCAAATTCCTTGCAAGGAATTCCGAATACCCAGTATTTCTGCCCACACCCCACGACGACATACAGCATCATTCGGGGCATATACATTAATTATGTTTATATTACACCCGGTCTGGACAAGGAAACCGAACATAACAATATAATATCTATTCTTAATGAGATTATCGCACCTGAATACTGTAGGACTCCACAGACAAGCCAGACCACCAAACCTGCCCTGAGAATTAACGACGGCCAGCTTGAATTCTGATCTTGCCCAAAACTGATTAAAAACAAATGATTCTGAGTCTTGTAACTTAGTCTCTTGTATAGCTAAAAAATGGCACCCGTAACTCGTTCTCAATCCCCTTATCCACTCCGATTTCCGCTGATTCCGAACACCTCTAAGATTGATG
This genomic stretch from Helianthus annuus cultivar XRQ/B chromosome 8, HanXRQr2.0-SUNRISE, whole genome shotgun sequence harbors:
- the LOC110913680 gene encoding uncharacterized protein LOC110913680, coding for MNCLSINLRGVRNQRKSEWIRGLRTSYGCHFLAIQETKLQDSESFVFNQFWARSEFKLAVVNSQGRFGGLACLWSPTVFRCDNLIKNRYYIVMFGFLVQTGCNINIINVYAPNDAVCRRGVWAEILGIRNSLQGIWLLMGDFNDVRNSEERMNSEFIEANAEAFNQFILSAGLIEYNMGGGNFTYMSDNGKKLSKLDRFLVCLGFMERWPNASVLALDRDVSDHRPIVLSTSQSDYGHIPFRFFNSWFEYPGFLSYVLQKCGSFQFDGPADLAIAIKLRWLKDNIKAWLKAEKQRKESEYNIKKRRMTDIEKIAEVRQLSDDELSERAGCRNFIADFDRLKHLDLR